A region from the Sandaracinus amylolyticus genome encodes:
- a CDS encoding enoyl-CoA hydratase/isomerase family protein, with amino-acid sequence MSHEPKVHLERDEHGVVTLILDDAKRRNAMTPELGGALAARVRELVKDETVRAVVLTGAGGAFSGGGDLAMLERLRAVSAAEAESFMLDFYARYLSITQLAVPTLAAIEGPAIGAGLCVALACDLCVVDEDAKLALNFAKLGLHPGMGATYLAPLRAGAMRGAELLYTGRRFDGREAVRLGLALEAVKASDVRARAVAIAREIATAAPLAIRGLHRVMGIDRGALMAALAHEAREQAVSYASADLGEGLRAASEKRAARFEGR; translated from the coding sequence ATGAGCCACGAGCCGAAGGTCCACCTCGAGCGCGACGAGCACGGCGTCGTCACGCTGATCCTCGACGACGCGAAGCGCCGGAACGCGATGACGCCGGAGCTCGGCGGCGCGCTCGCCGCGCGGGTGCGCGAGCTGGTGAAGGACGAGACGGTGCGCGCCGTCGTGCTCACCGGCGCGGGCGGCGCGTTCTCGGGCGGCGGCGATCTCGCGATGCTCGAGCGGCTCCGCGCCGTGAGCGCGGCGGAGGCCGAGTCGTTCATGCTCGACTTCTACGCGCGCTACCTCTCGATCACGCAGCTCGCGGTGCCGACCCTCGCCGCGATCGAGGGTCCGGCGATCGGCGCGGGGCTCTGCGTCGCGCTCGCGTGCGATCTCTGCGTGGTCGACGAGGACGCGAAGCTCGCGCTCAACTTCGCGAAGCTCGGGCTGCACCCCGGGATGGGCGCGACGTACCTCGCGCCGCTGCGCGCCGGCGCCATGCGCGGCGCCGAGCTGCTCTACACGGGGCGCCGCTTCGATGGGCGCGAGGCGGTGCGGCTCGGGCTCGCGCTCGAGGCGGTGAAGGCGAGCGACGTGCGGGCGCGCGCGGTCGCGATCGCGCGCGAGATCGCGACCGCGGCGCCGCTCGCGATCCGCGGGCTGCACCGGGTGATGGGCATCGATCGCGGGGCGCTGATGGCCGCGCTCGCCCACGAGGCGCGCGAGCAGGCGGTGAGCTACGCGAGCGCGGATCTCGGCGAAGGGCTGCGCGCCGCGAGCGAGAAGCGCGCGGCGCGGTTCGAGGGTCGCTGA
- the rraA gene encoding ribonuclease E activity regulator RraA, whose translation MTKTTDLCDAHPELVRVCDPIFRSYGARVVFDGPIATLKLHEDNALVRKALEEPGAGRVLVVDGGGSMRRALVGDQLAALGAKNGWSGVVVYGCIRDSADIATIELGVVALGTHPRKSDKRGVGVVNEPVTFAGVTFVPGQHVWVDHDGVVVTERRVEVTG comes from the coding sequence ATGACGAAGACCACCGATCTCTGCGACGCCCATCCCGAGCTCGTGCGCGTGTGCGATCCGATCTTCCGCTCGTACGGCGCGCGCGTCGTGTTCGACGGACCGATCGCGACGCTCAAGCTCCACGAGGACAACGCGCTCGTCCGCAAAGCGCTCGAGGAGCCGGGCGCGGGGCGCGTGCTCGTGGTCGACGGCGGAGGCTCGATGCGGCGCGCGCTGGTCGGCGATCAGCTCGCGGCGCTCGGCGCGAAGAACGGGTGGTCGGGCGTCGTCGTCTACGGCTGCATCCGCGACAGCGCGGACATCGCGACGATCGAGCTCGGCGTCGTCGCGCTGGGCACCCACCCGCGCAAGAGCGACAAGCGCGGCGTGGGCGTGGTGAACGAGCCGGTGACGTTCGCGGGCGTGACGTTCGTGCCGGGCCAGCACGTGTGGGTCGACCACGACGGCGTCGTCGTGACCGAGCGTCGCGTCGAGGTCACCGGCTGA
- the guaB gene encoding IMP dehydrogenase, with translation MLDETPRFALTFDDVLLQPGYSDFLPHDADVRTRLTRDLKLNIPILSSAMDTVTEWKTAVTMARNGGLGVLHKNLTPEEQAREVLKVKRAESGMVLDPVTIEPERSLNDAFDTMRRHDISGLPVVKAGKLVGILTSRDVRFEKNLAQPVETLMTRKLVTVPIGVSQERARELLHANRIEKLLVVGDEGELVGLITIKDLLQAERYPGAIKDEHGRLRCAAAIGVGKDRAERAAALVAAGVDVLVIDTAHGHSKGVIDAVRQTKKEHPHVQLVAGNIATAEATEALIEAGADAIKVGIGPGSICTTRIVAGVGVPQITAISDCARAAAKHDVPVIADGGIKFSGDVVKAIAAGAECIMVGSLFAGTDETPGQVVLYQGRSYKQYRGMGSLGAMRKGSKDRYAQADVEDPGKLVPEGIEGRVPYRGTLSSVVYQLVGGLRAGMGYTGCRTIGELRTKAKFVRQSAQGLRESHVHDVVVTEEAPNYRV, from the coding sequence GTGCTCGATGAGACCCCGCGCTTCGCGCTCACGTTCGACGACGTCCTGCTGCAGCCGGGGTACTCCGACTTCCTCCCGCACGACGCGGACGTTCGCACGCGCCTCACGCGCGATCTGAAGCTGAACATCCCGATCCTCTCGAGCGCGATGGACACGGTCACCGAGTGGAAGACCGCGGTGACGATGGCGCGCAACGGCGGGCTCGGCGTGCTGCACAAGAACCTCACGCCGGAGGAGCAGGCGCGCGAGGTGCTGAAGGTGAAGCGCGCCGAGAGCGGCATGGTGCTCGACCCGGTCACGATCGAGCCCGAGCGCTCGCTGAACGACGCGTTCGACACGATGCGCCGGCACGACATCTCGGGCCTGCCGGTGGTGAAGGCGGGCAAGCTGGTCGGCATCCTTACCAGCCGCGACGTGCGCTTCGAGAAGAACCTCGCGCAGCCCGTCGAGACGCTGATGACGCGCAAGCTCGTGACGGTGCCGATCGGCGTGTCGCAGGAGCGGGCGCGCGAGCTGCTGCACGCGAACCGGATCGAGAAGCTGCTGGTGGTCGGCGACGAGGGCGAGCTCGTCGGGCTCATCACGATCAAGGACCTGCTGCAGGCGGAGCGTTATCCGGGCGCGATCAAGGACGAGCACGGGCGGCTCCGCTGCGCGGCGGCGATCGGCGTCGGCAAGGATCGCGCGGAGCGCGCGGCGGCGCTGGTCGCGGCGGGTGTGGACGTGCTGGTGATCGACACCGCGCACGGCCACAGCAAGGGCGTGATCGACGCGGTGCGGCAGACGAAGAAGGAGCACCCGCACGTGCAGCTCGTCGCGGGCAACATCGCGACTGCCGAGGCGACCGAGGCGCTGATCGAGGCGGGCGCCGACGCGATCAAGGTGGGCATCGGGCCGGGCTCGATCTGCACGACGCGCATCGTGGCCGGCGTGGGCGTGCCGCAGATCACGGCGATCAGCGACTGCGCGCGCGCGGCCGCGAAGCACGACGTGCCGGTGATCGCGGACGGCGGGATCAAGTTCAGCGGCGACGTGGTGAAGGCGATCGCGGCCGGCGCGGAGTGCATCATGGTCGGCTCGCTCTTCGCGGGCACCGACGAGACGCCCGGGCAGGTCGTGCTGTACCAGGGCCGCAGCTACAAGCAGTACCGCGGGATGGGCTCGCTCGGCGCGATGCGGAAGGGCAGCAAGGACCGCTACGCGCAGGCGGACGTGGAGGACCCGGGCAAGCTGGTGCCCGAGGGCATCGAGGGTCGCGTGCCGTACCGCGGGACGCTCTCGAGCGTGGTGTACCAGCTGGTCGGCGGTCTGCGCGCGGGCATGGGCTACACGGGGTGCCGCACGATCGGCGAGCTGCGCACGAAGGCGAAGTTCGTGCGGCAGAGCGCGCAGGGCCTGCGTGAGTCGCACGTGCACGACGTCGTGGTCACGGAGGAAGCGCCGAACTACCGCGTGTGA
- a CDS encoding response regulator, producing MSPRHRVLIVEDEPTLRLALRRILEEAGAEVVAVECVTDAFAQLVPDAGITMVLSDLHLPDGLGTAVLERARGLGIARRALSSGDRAALREVDAELATDLLTKPVSRTVLEALVGAISRSGTALRRPDLGNRSGDGEG from the coding sequence ATGAGCCCACGCCACCGAGTCCTGATCGTGGAGGACGAGCCGACCTTGCGCTTGGCGTTGCGGCGGATCCTCGAGGAGGCGGGCGCCGAGGTGGTCGCGGTGGAGTGCGTCACCGACGCCTTCGCGCAGCTGGTGCCCGACGCGGGCATCACGATGGTGCTGAGCGATCTGCACCTGCCCGACGGGCTGGGCACCGCCGTGCTCGAGCGGGCGCGAGGGCTCGGCATCGCGCGGCGCGCGCTCTCGAGCGGCGATCGGGCGGCCCTGCGCGAGGTCGACGCGGAGCTCGCGACCGACCTGCTGACGAAGCCGGTGTCGCGCACGGTGCTCGAGGCGCTGGTGGGCGCGATCTCGCGCAGCGGCACCGCGCTGCGGCGGCCCGATCTCGGGAATCGCAGCGGCGACGGCGAGGGCTGA
- a CDS encoding trypsin-like peptidase domain-containing protein, translating into MAGEKPGAARLSWVATVVAIVAGCAAFVLVGAHVIALAGGSVVAPAAAVAAALVACVVLPVVVGWKVAGGEAKRSVVPGAVAALNVAWLALLIGLAPGASRAVIAAHGDWFLAGHEVAAIRRAMRALAPVVEREAPHLPEIAAAPAPDDAPRVEEPVAEDRAWSARELFERRADAVVTIHAHRPVDDEDELADVLRRLGLDAQTVTGSGFVVGAGGVIVTNHHVLGDATSARVTMRDGRTFDRVRVLATDPSNDLALLAIDAEGLAAVPLAADEDVQIGATTFAIGSPLGLDHTLTQGIVSAIRDESGTTMVQTQAPIAPGSSGGPLFDDRGRLIGVNTLLRGGGLGFAVHVRYVRALLEATRAERALSPFVEGVHVARSEVEGALRPLTRTALEQAGVSVARVAGDCIATWPEATPVVTVRVTGRGHRDVTITADQGDEVDGCLRDRADVPARVAAMQLRGDGADAVSVTLHVEGLGATGTDPGHALDVRIARPAP; encoded by the coding sequence ATGGCGGGGGAGAAGCCAGGCGCCGCGCGGCTCTCGTGGGTCGCGACGGTGGTCGCGATCGTCGCGGGGTGCGCGGCATTCGTGCTCGTCGGCGCGCACGTGATCGCGCTGGCGGGCGGCTCGGTCGTGGCGCCGGCGGCCGCGGTCGCGGCGGCGCTCGTCGCGTGCGTCGTGCTGCCCGTCGTCGTGGGCTGGAAGGTCGCGGGCGGCGAGGCGAAGCGCAGCGTCGTGCCCGGCGCGGTCGCGGCGCTGAACGTCGCGTGGCTCGCGCTGCTGATCGGGCTCGCGCCGGGCGCGTCGCGCGCCGTGATCGCGGCGCACGGGGACTGGTTCCTCGCCGGTCACGAGGTCGCCGCGATCCGCCGCGCGATGCGCGCGCTCGCGCCGGTCGTCGAGCGCGAGGCACCGCACCTCCCCGAGATCGCCGCGGCGCCGGCGCCCGACGACGCGCCGCGCGTCGAGGAGCCCGTCGCCGAGGATCGCGCGTGGTCGGCGCGCGAGCTGTTCGAGCGGCGCGCCGACGCGGTGGTCACGATCCACGCGCATCGTCCGGTGGACGACGAGGACGAGCTCGCCGACGTGCTCCGGCGCCTCGGGCTCGACGCGCAGACCGTGACCGGCAGCGGCTTCGTGGTGGGCGCCGGCGGCGTGATCGTGACCAACCATCACGTGCTGGGCGACGCGACGAGCGCGCGCGTGACGATGCGCGACGGACGCACGTTCGATCGCGTGCGCGTGCTCGCGACCGATCCGAGCAACGACCTCGCGCTCCTCGCGATCGACGCGGAAGGGCTCGCGGCGGTGCCGCTCGCGGCCGACGAGGACGTGCAGATCGGCGCGACCACGTTCGCGATCGGCAGCCCGCTCGGGCTCGACCACACGCTCACCCAGGGCATCGTCAGCGCGATCCGCGACGAGAGCGGCACGACGATGGTGCAGACCCAGGCGCCGATCGCGCCGGGCTCGTCGGGCGGTCCGCTCTTCGACGATCGCGGGCGCCTGATCGGCGTGAACACGCTGCTCCGCGGCGGAGGGCTCGGCTTCGCGGTGCACGTGCGCTACGTGCGCGCGCTGCTCGAGGCGACGCGCGCCGAGCGCGCGCTCTCGCCGTTCGTCGAAGGGGTCCACGTCGCGCGCTCGGAGGTGGAGGGCGCGCTCCGCCCGCTCACGCGCACCGCCCTCGAGCAGGCCGGCGTCTCGGTCGCGCGCGTCGCGGGCGACTGCATCGCGACCTGGCCCGAGGCGACGCCGGTCGTGACGGTGCGAGTGACGGGGCGCGGCCACCGCGACGTGACGATCACGGCCGACCAGGGCGACGAGGTCGACGGCTGCCTGCGCGATCGAGCCGACGTCCCGGCGCGCGTCGCCGCGATGCAGCTGCGCGGCGACGGCGCCGACGCGGTCAGCGTCACGCTGCACGTCGAAGGGCTCGGCGCGACCGGCACCGACCCCGGGCATGCGCTCGACGTCCGCATCGCGCGCCCGGCGCCGTGA
- a CDS encoding rhomboid family intramembrane serine protease: MTAPKTKRDREPTFADLGRELKLHGVVLAILVAVLWVEEIVDVFLGGALDAFGIRPREVAGLIGIPLSPFLHAGFPHLIANTVPLIVLGWFVMLRETWHFFAVSAAVIVLGGLGVWMFGQTGSVHIGASGLVFGWLGYLLLGGWFERRVSTILGSLVVAVLYGGLVWGVLPGTPGVSWEAHFFGFLAGALMAWVLARREKAARA, from the coding sequence ATGACCGCCCCGAAGACGAAGCGCGATCGCGAGCCGACGTTCGCCGACCTCGGGCGCGAGCTGAAGCTCCACGGCGTGGTGCTCGCGATCCTGGTGGCGGTGCTGTGGGTCGAGGAGATCGTCGACGTGTTCCTCGGCGGCGCCCTCGACGCGTTCGGCATCCGTCCGCGCGAGGTCGCGGGGCTGATCGGCATCCCGCTCTCGCCGTTCCTCCACGCAGGGTTCCCGCACCTGATCGCGAACACGGTCCCGCTGATCGTGCTCGGCTGGTTCGTGATGCTGCGGGAGACCTGGCACTTCTTCGCGGTCAGCGCCGCGGTGATCGTGCTCGGCGGGCTCGGCGTGTGGATGTTCGGCCAGACCGGCAGCGTGCACATCGGCGCGAGCGGGCTCGTGTTCGGGTGGCTCGGGTACCTGCTGCTCGGCGGGTGGTTCGAGCGACGCGTGAGCACGATCCTCGGCTCGCTCGTGGTCGCGGTGCTCTACGGCGGGCTCGTCTGGGGCGTGCTCCCGGGGACGCCCGGCGTGTCGTGGGAGGCCCATTTCTTCGGGTTCCTCGCGGGCGCGCTCATGGCGTGGGTGCTCGCGCGGCGCGAGAAGGCGGCGCGGGCGTGA